AAGGGGCAAGTGACAGCAGTCAGTAGTCAGAGGGATATGTCAGCCGCTGGCAGTAATCATGTCCCACAATTTTTACTGGGCAGCGTGAAGAGTGATAATTCACAATTGACAATTCACCATTCACCATTTTAAGGAGATTTAGGGAAGAAATGGTGAATTGTGAATGGTGAATTGCGAATTGTGAATGAAAGTTAAGGAGATTCATGAATGGCGAAAGGGGATGATATTCAGGAACGATTGATTAATTTTGCAGTCATAATTATAGAATTATGCTCTGCATTACCAAATACTCATATTGGGAAACACATTGCGGGGCAATTACTTCGATGTGGTACTTCTCCTGCACCGAATTATGGTGAAGCACGAGGAGCGGAAAGTAAAAATGATTTTGTTCACAAGTTGGGGATTGTTTTGAAAGAATTAAATGAATCTGGAATTTGGTTGGAGATTATAAAACGAAGCAATTTGTTACCCATTAATCAACTATTGAGCGTGGTCAAAGAATGTGATGAGCTCTCAAAAATCATCAGTTCCAGCATACGGACGATAGGAAAAAAATCGTGAATTGCGAATTGTGAATTGCGAATTGTGAATGAATGTAACATTGTCCAGTAAAACTTATGGGTAAAGATAAGGTCTGGCAAGG
This genomic window from bacterium contains:
- a CDS encoding four helix bundle protein, with product MAKGDDIQERLINFAVIIIELCSALPNTHIGKHIAGQLLRCGTSPAPNYGEARGAESKNDFVHKLGIVLKELNESGIWLEIIKRSNLLPINQLLSVVKECDELSKIISSSIRTIGKKS